Genomic window (Oncorhynchus masou masou isolate Uvic2021 chromosome 9, UVic_Omas_1.1, whole genome shotgun sequence):
GCAGCTGGTGACAATAGAGCAGTAGTTATTTCTCCTTTGTCCAAAACGGCTCCATCAGAGTTGACCAGTGCCAGTAGACGGGAGGCAACCAATCAGAATTTTTGCTCCTGGTTATCCccagcatcagaccagagagTTGCTCTAACCATTGTCCAGATGCATGAATCCAACCCTTCTGTGTTGTAGGGATTGAAGGCAGTCAcacacagtcgcacacacacacacgggctaggtaggtaggtaggtatgggGAGTTGTTCAGTGCCCTCCATCCTCCCGAGCACAGTCGTTCCTCTGCTTGGCCAGCTTCCTGACCACTCTCTCCAGCTCCTTACGAGACTTCTGCTCCTCCTCCATACATTGCTTCATCCACTTATTCTCCTGACAAGACCCATACAAGTTCAATATTACACAGAACAGATGTGAGAACACACCTAGAATTATGAACCCACACAAACCACAATTACCCACTACACCAACACGACTTAGCAGAAATGGCTTGTCAGCCTTGACCTTTCTCAGAGTGAACATTAGATGAACAATTCTTGTTTTACCTTCTTTAATTCATGGACCTCATCCTTTAAAGCATATACTGCATCAACCAGACTCCTACGAGTGCAGAAACAAAAGGTTATCAGAAAGTGGGACAGCAGCATATCTTAATGTCACATTATGTTCTTTGACAAAGGCTTTGGAATTTGAGTGCTCCAGGTAGTCaaacataatttcacaaatattGACGAGGCAATTTCTTGCTTCTCAATGTTCAAGGCAAAACTACCACTTGCTAATACCGTAACGTTATTATGTAAAGAAATACATTTCTTAATTTTAACTGGATGAATAAATACCACAGATTTGAAAAAGCATCGTATTAGATGTGTTGAAACGACCACCTAAACAAAACTAACTGCAGATCCATGGGCATACACAGTAGGGCTGGGCGATACGGCCAGGTGATATACGTAATAATCTGAGTAAAAGAGAATGTTTTCGGATTTTCACCCTCCATACATTATTTCCTAGAGGTCTTAATGATGAAATgcctatgtatgttatgttgtaAAATGTGAACATGAATTATGCCCCCTTTCAGTTTACTCTGAAGTTTTTCTTGCGCTGTACCTGATGATTTATGAAAACTTGCTTGGTAGCGCGATGTCCTGATTGTGTTTAATATGTTTAACGTACACACTATTTCAAATATTTATGAAATGctcattgttatatttggtagcacttaATGGTTCTCTTGACTCCAATCCCATTCGATGCgtggaacggatgtgggtggAGCTATGTCTACATAATGGTGCTAAGGCAGTGTGTCCGATACTtaagcttattaaagagcagtgaCACTATCAAGAGCGGTGTGCGGGTTTCTTATTTTATTCAACTATTACTATTGCACCTGCAACAAAAACAGCTCAGATGTGCAAGTGCCTTTTGGGCAATctggccaaaatatcatatttttcacatttttgacggtattttatgtttttaataataaaaaagtTCTAAAATATACTTTGAGTAGTTCATGATCTTAGGGGGCAACAAATAAGTGATTTCAAATGAGTCTTTGTCCATTCTGACAGTATACCGCCCCGTCCTAACGCACAGTGTTGTAATGGTTTAATAAACGTCTATTCTCCTGAGTGATGGCCATCTTACTTTTCCTCTATGCTTGTCTGACCGTTGTTCTTCATCTCCTCCACCATGATCTTCTCTTCATCAGGCAGCAGGACCTGAGGGACACACACTTTCCTCACCGCTGCAGaaagacacaataacacacatgTAAGTCTATGGGCCATTAaaggtgtgacacacacacagaccttggACCTGTTGAAATAAATTATTTGTCTGTATAAATCAAATCAAGGGTATTTCTATAGCCCTTCGTacgtcagctgatatctcaaagtgctgtacaaaaacccagcctaaaaccccaaacagcaagcaatgcaggtgtagaagcacggtggctaggaaaaactccctagaaaggccaaaacctaggaagaaacctagagcggaaccaggctataaggggtggccagtgtgtgtgtataacacacacacacacacacacacacttacatttaTGACAGGTTGAAAATAATCCCtcacacacagatgcatacaaGTGTGCGTgcccacagacagacactctcttCGGCTCACCTGTGCTGGCCTGATGCTGGCTGGCCTGATGCTGGCTGGCCCCTGTGCAGTAGGCCTCGATCACTTTCAGAATCTGGGCATCCTCCTCCAGAGCAGCTGTACCTGCCAATCAAAGGCACACAAGGGAAACTGGGAGTCAGGAGCCTTCTGAACCACAAAGACTGACTTTAAATTCCAACATTCAACTGACACagacctgacagacagacagacaagacagacagacaggaacaacTGATTTAGCTGCTTCATCTCTATggtaactgtctgtgtgtctgctaCAGATGGTCAGTTTCCCTCTCATTGTTCCAGTTACTTTAAATGAACTGTCTAGtttttccagatttctatgaaatatgacgtATAATTAATGACATTGAGTGAAATAGTTTCCCTTCCAATAAATGGTAATTAAGTATGTTTaaaagcagcttttctgtgtttGAATGGTAAGGGCTACAACAGAACAGTGCGGGTGTATACCATCATTAAAAACATTAAATGGCAAGTAAaaagctgattggccagctcagccAACTTGACATCACATTTAATGAGGAAACAGCAACCATTTTTAAACAGTCTGTTTGAGTTGAATTTCTTTCctaagtgtttttattttatttacactttggccacaaatatgagtataggatgagtcaacaacattatttaggTATGAGTTAACGGACTGTGAACTTTAAGAAGTAAGATTTTACTGGACAGTTACTAGGAGCTGGATGTCTCAACTAGCAATGAAGTACCATAAACCACGTGAGACATGCGTTTTGAGTTACGTGCAGTGAATTACACTGGAGTGTCGATTCACAGTGAGAGAAATGAGTTGATTGGTTAGGCAGCGACTGTATTTTGCCACGCAGAGTGTGAATCTGTGCTTTTCTTGGTGGCAACAGATTTATGGTTTCATTTCCTAGAGTGGAATGATCAAACCTACTTTTACGTAAGAGGAACTCCTCGTCGGAATGTTTCCTTTCTGCTCTGCGTTTTGGGAAGAAATTCTTAATGGGCCCAGAGCTCTTACTGGAGTCCTGTAGGAGTGACAGAGAACTGTTAGGAGGGTATGGTACACAGAGTCAAAGCcaacacagtgacacacacctTCAAGCCAGGGGGGGAAACATCACAGTAAATGCAAGcctacagtaacacacacacacacattgcctcTATAGACGAAAACATACACGGTGACAAAGTCTTAGAAGTTCCACAAGCATGGGACAGCAGtaacctgggtcatgttcattagggcaagCAACAGGAAAATAAAATTACAATTTAAGTAGCCACTCCTCGTTTCAGTCAggtttcttccatttggtgcctaatgaacacaaccctggtatTATTTTTAACAGTTTACTTTTAGAAACAAAAATTGTCCCCTCCGAGTCATTAATTAACACATTTAGCTTTTAGCACAGCCATGTCACACACTTGGTGCTAACTGTGGCCTATGTCATCACGTCTGCTATAATGAATCATCTTTACCATTAATGAACCATTTTAAAACCCTCTTATGTAACCCCTCCCATTTTCTAACCTGTAAACTACCATTTATTCTTTCTTATTTGATCATATGCTAGCCAAGGTGCACCAAGAAGCAGCTTCGTTGAAaataaagcacacacacacattatgtccATCTCAATAAAGCTCCCTAACAGACCTATTAAAAAGCGGGATGATTGATTCTTtataaaaagtgtgtgtgtgtgtgtgtgtggggggggggggtgagtgttTCTGCATCAAATTCTACTTGTATCCGTTACCTAGAAATAGCTTTGTGTTACCTAGAAAACAGAACGTCTGCCAAAGGCTCTTGGTGAGTACGGGGATAAAAGACACAAGGCAGCAGAGAACACAGGAAACCAACAGTTTACAGCAGAGGGAGAGGCAAACAGAGCAATGACATGCCACTTCAGCACAAGGACGCACACATCCACACAGAGGGAGAGCGATAGATCTAGCCTCACCTTCAAGATAGAAGACATCCTCTACAGCAGCCAgtatggagagagatagagagagagaaagagagagagatagagagatatagaaagatgcatgagaagaaaaaaaagtggGAGAAATTAGAAGAGTGAACGGTGAAAATGTCAGTACCCCCCCCCTCATCCTGCAGTAtgaagaaaacagagtgatgattCCACAGTGAAAAAGAGAGGGAAAGTGGAGATGCAGCTAATAGCTGCTTTAACCCTGGGGGCATAGAGCATAGTGGATAATGCTGCACTCTAGCTTTAGAATATCCTGAAATCTCACCACAAATTACCTATTTTCAACCTACGTCATTGTACGTAACGTCTTTTTGTCAACGTTTTCATGGATCTCAGGAATCTGCAAAACGATAACCATTTTTAAGAGGATTATTCTGGCAAAATAAATGGTCAGTGACCAAGCTCGACCTCACCGCACACTGACCACTTCCAGGCCCTGTGGAGTAGCAGCTGGTGCAGCCCACCACCAGGTCAACCTGACAGCCAGACAAGCGCCATTCAAAAGACAAGTCTGTACTGGAATTAATGTAGTTACTTATCACCAACACAACCCCCTCACCTTGTCTATACACTGTTTTTATATAGATTCCAGGACCCCCATTTGCCTACTCATCTGGTAAGAGCTCTGCCCACACAAACAGCTATATCTGACAGGGTTTTTCCATGGACCCGTTAAACTCATGTTACCGTAAAAGACTTAAAGCAGTGCTCTTTACCCCAGGCTCCGAATAAACTTagtgtgtgcaggcttttgtccTAACCCAGCACTATATCCTGATTCAAGTAATTGGCTATTCATCAAGAACCTGAATAGCAGACTCTATAGCCCAACCCAGACTCTATAGAGGGTTAATGCTGGGCTGGAAAAAAATCCCTGCTCACACTGCAGCTCTCGGGTATCAAGACTGAAGAACAAAGAGATAGATGGATATTCTGTAGGTCTGGGTTGGCCTACCTCCTTGTAGCCCAGTGCAGCGGAGGGCTTGAGGGGTGGGGCGGGGCGCAGGCAGCTCAGAGACCAGGGCTTGGTGGTCTTGGGGGGCTCCAGGGGTCCCCGGTTGGCCTGGCTGGGGGTGCTGAAGCTGGGCAGGTGAGTGGGGGTGCCCACCATACTGACCGGCTTTCAGTCAGAGAGATGATGGATGTGTGAGGTTCAATGCAAGTTGAATGCAAGTGCCAGCCATGTGTGAAGTACAGTGGATGTTGAAATGGTTCAGCGCAATGCGAGTTCTGGATACACGAAGTGGTGTAGATGTTCTCATACTATGATACTAAGTCTAGAGGGAAATACAGCACAGCCGTCTTGTTTAGCGAACATTCTCTACGCAACGCCACTTTCTGCATCTTTTCAGAAAGAAATCATGGACAGTGTGCCCATGTCTTTACCTTGATAATGGTGCCCACGGGGCTGGCTCCTTCGCTGTAGGCATGGAGATGGTCCAGCCACTCCTGCAGCTCCTGGGGGTTACTGCAGAACACTGTGATGCGATCCATTGTGCttcctgcagcacacacacacacacttcagtgggTTGCACTTTGCAGGGAAGTTTCAGGCTGGGTTACCTAGAGTTAGGGGTAGGTAAAACTGTTTGCAAGGTGTTTTGTAACGCCCACATATAGGGCACCTGGCATGAAGCATAACCGTCCACCATGACGGCTGGCGAGTCGCGACTGGATGAAAAACTGGATTATGGTGTcatggtaaaaataaaaaataaactgttaGCCAATCCTGTGTCCTGCGGCAAGTAAACAAGACAACTAGGAGGAGTGGTTCTCCCTGCAGCCCTGGCATGTTAATGATAGCATTGCATTAACGCTAAGACGGATAATTTCACGTAACTCATTGATGGAGCATCGTTTCCCTTTCCCTCAGTGAACGTCATGAGTCACTGCATCATTAAAACCGAGACGAATCAAGGTTTTTACACCGTTTGTACAGAAGGGTTTGGAATGAGAATGACATAATATAATAGGAAGCTGCTCTATCAGAGGGATGTTAAGTAAGAAATCCTCCATTCATTTGCTAAAAATGAGGCGTAACTGCATTACTGACCTTCGACCCGCTGACGTGTAGAGCGTAATGGATTGATAATGGAGTGTGTTAAGATATAGGCCTTTCACAGGAAACCCAATTCTTGGCACTGATTGCAAACTCACTAGAACTAATCTACTTGATGGAACTGCAGACCACACCAAAgcgtatgaaaatgtatgcacccattactgtaagtcgctctggataagagggcCAGCTAAATGACTCAAGGCTCCCTCGCTAACCTACGGTACCTGTGATCTCAAAGGTGTAGTGCCCGTTCTCCGTGTCCTCCGTCTGCCTGGAGACTGTGGAGCCTGTCAGCGGCAGCCTTCCCTGGGgggggacacacagagagagaaggggggggggggggggttgacacACTTCCCCAGATTGAGTGCAATACTTAGGACGCATTAGGTTACCTGGTATATGAAACCGCTCATGCGCGGGCTAGCAGACAGCAGGACCAGCACACCGGGAAACATCATGAGGTAGCGCTCCTCCTTCTCCTATGGGGAACACACAAGCAGTGCCACAGAGTCAATCACACAACGACACCCACGGACACAGGTGAGGGCACTTGCCCGTAAGCATTTCGGTGCACCTTTTATCCCTGCTGTAAACTATGTACATGACGAATACTTTTGATTTGAGTTAAAAAGTAAAGAAAACAGGGAATAGGTTTGAAAGATGTTAGATTGGCGTCAGGTGGTGCTTCAATCAGACCAAAACACAGCCAGATATTTATTCCTCTCGGCTTTCAGATCCTCATAGTCGACCCCTACACAGAAACCACACTACGGGGGAGGGGGACTGGCTTTCCACTCTATATATGGCCAGTCTGGGGTTTCTGATTCATAATGAAATTAACATAGGCATAACGTATGAGAGGGGGTGGCAATCAGCATATAGGACTCATCTATAGgactacagagggcagtgcgaacggcccagtacatcactggggccaatcttcctgccatccaggacctctatagagaaaggccctaaaaattgtcaaagactccagccacctcaatcatagactgttctctgctaccgcatggcaagcggtaccggagcgcaaagtctaggtccaagaggcttcaaaacagcttcacccccaagccataagactcctgaacctCTAgacaaatggctacccagactattcacattgcctGCCTGCCCCcactaatacaatttgatctcCAGAATGTGTTTGACGGAAACAATCTTATCGGTGCCAAATAATGTGGCAATGGCACGTTCAGTCATTTGGAAATGCTATTCACAGGAGCTGAAATAATACAATTTGGGGGAAACAGGTCCTTGTATCAACTCTAAACCTGTGAGTGAACAAACAGGCAGCTGTTCCTGGTCGTCAAGCAGAGAATGTAATTGGTCTACCTCCCTTTTCTCGTTATTCGCCTAACCACCGTTCATACTGCTCAAAACATTGTTATTTTGAACTTTGACCTTCTCGGAGGGGGTCTGTAGCACTCTCTCTGGGTAGTTGCCCTTACACACAGATCTAGGATAGGCTTACCTTCCCCAGATCCTAACACTTCATATTGGGGGACACCTGTATCCGTTGCTCTCACCTCATTGGTCCCGTTCTGCATGTGGACCAGGGACATGTAGGCCACGTGACCCAGAGACTTCATGctgtctccctcccagcctctcacTGGCTCCGACAGGATCTGTAGTTCCAGGTTCTTACGTTTCCGCAGGTCCTGACACTGGGTCTGAAAGGAGAGGTGTCCATTACTGTATAGTTCATATGAGAAATTGAAACACTGTTAATGTGTGCTGGATAGATGAACCGTAAGATAGCTGTTTTAAGCCTGGTTTAGTAAGCATTTCCACACTATAATGTAAAATGTCCAGGATATGGCAATGCTGCAACAGGTATAAAGGAACTGTGCATCGTGCAAAAGGTGAGTTACAGAGAACAGTTTACCGGGACCAGAAGGGGGATTCCCCATCTCTCAAAGACAAAATGACAAATCAACACCAACCAGGTTCGCGTAAATAGGGCTGGTGGACCCAAAATATGCTCAAATACACACCTCACACATCAAGAGACtactgcagtgtgtgtgagtCAACGCTTCCCCGCAAACTCTCAGCCACACTGTGGAAACTTCCTCTCAAACTACTGCTCCAACAGAAAACAGTGTATCATGCTGCTATTTCAGTCCACAACCCACCAGAGGAAAACGTTTTTCACTGAGGACATATTACACAGGAAGCAAGATGGTGTTTTTCTTTTCATTAAAACAACCGAGATGGGCTTATCATCTTGAGAATTTCTCTCATGGAAGAGTGTCTTTTATGTGATGCTCCATCTCAGTTTGGAAACATATGACCTATACAAGCAACATCTCCAATCTTCTGAGAAGGACAGCCTTCGGTAGTTTCAAATAGCTAAGTGTGCTTTCATCAAGACAGACAGTGATGATTCTTGGTAGTGTGTTAGGTAATATAGACTAGATGATGCTACTGTAGACTCGTGAGTTGATACAGTACTCAGTGTACACGGCTAATCTCTATGGACCATGTCGACCTAAACATTGCATGAGAAACCACAGGGGTGCTGTACCTACCACCAAGCTTTTAAAAGCCACCGTAACCTTCAAGATGTCACTGTAGTCCGGGTGGGCCTCCTGCAAGATAGTCAACAAATTATAAACATTTAAATAATGTATATCTTACACAATACCCAATTAAAAATGTATAAATCAATCTACATTAAGACGTTTGGGAGGGATACCAATACAGGGTATTGGGGAGTGACATCAGGAACAGCGGAGGTGAGTTAAATCTCAGTTGCATATGGATCCATAGATGGGCTTATAGAGGGTTATGTTGGCTCCAGATGAGGCCTaatgtttattatttattttacctttatttaactaggcaagtcagttaagaacaaattcttattttcaatgatggcctaggaacagtgggttaaatgcctgttcaggggcagaacgacagatttgtacctcgttagctcggggatttgaacttgcaacctttcggttactagtccaacactctaaccactaggctacctccatATGTCTCTCCAGCTCCTGCAGCAGGATGGGATACTTGTCCAGCCTCATGAAGGGTTTACTCAGGCTGGTGGTCAGGGTCAGGATGCCTGGCGGACTGGCCCCCTGGCTCTCCATGAACGTACCCAGCTCCTCActacaacagacacacacagttttaCTGCTGGGTGACCttgtaaagagagagaaaatattcTACCATGGGGAGAAAAATCTAGATTTGTTGAATGTGTTTGAAAGAAGAAAGCTTAAAAGGATCCCACAGTATTAAAGATGCTAATTAGTTCAGTGTGAAATCAAAAGTGCCACACCTGCCTGGAACATAACCACAACTATAGATATCCTGTGTgcagcttcctgtgtgtgtttgtgtgtgtcatgacagtgttCTCTCATCTCTGCAGTGCATGTTTTCACATTAACAATTGCGCAGAAAGAGACCGAGGGTGAAAAAAAACACCAGTTCCACAATAGTGGCCATGATTAATTGCGTAACTAACATAATAATTACACAACCACTTGATTCATTGCTCTGTTTGCTCGTTACAACTACATTGCGTGTGATGGACAGCGCTGTGATTAACTGTTCACAGAGCCTCAGGGCCTGGCTGATTGTAGTCAAGGGATAAGAATGAGGAGGCTACAAATTAAAAAAGGTCACTCACAACGGACAAGAAAGACAcagttgagagcatcctgactagttgcatcactgcttggtatgggaactgctcagcctccaaccgcaaggcactacagagtgtagtgagaacggcccagtacatcactggggctgagctcactgccatccaggacctctataccaggcggtgtcagaggaaggccataaaaattgtcaaagactccagccacctcagtcatagactcttctctctcctaccaccaagcaagcggtaccggagtgccaagtctgggtccaagaggcttctaaacaggttctacccccaagccataagactcctgaacatctagtcaaatggctacccagactattcacattgcacccccctcccccctccccacaccactccctgttgttatctatgcatagacaccttaattaactctacctacatgtacatactacctcaactaaccggtgcccccgcacattgactctgtaccggcacacccctgtatatattgttatttcaTTTATTTCTTACTACtgctgtttttttaaatgtattttatctttatttaactaggcaagtcagttaagaacaaattcttattttcaatgatggcctaggaacagtgggttaactgcctgttcaggg
Coding sequences:
- the LOC135545824 gene encoding rho guanine nucleotide exchange factor 6-like isoform X1, yielding MNPEEQTVTWLISLGVLNSPKKNIADPEEFLKTSLKDGVVLCKLLERLVPGTVPKYCQEPRNEAECIANIKEFLRGCTSLKVEGFEPECLYSGEKFNKVLTTLLGVNFATQDCGTERSCPQSSTPAPSQSTTSHTHTSSRSKSLPRQSKPAEMSENGGGGQVLVKARFQFKQNNEDELSFNKGDLISVSRQEEGGWWEGSLNGKTGWFPSNYVREVKPCDKPVSPKASQLTKNYYTVVVQDILEHEREFVKELQTMLSCYLRPLKASNKLSITDSGSLSGNLEEILTFQQGLVLALDECTKVPESQQRLAACYLNLIGQIRRLYRSYCSSHPSAVCVLTDHSEELGTFMESQGASPPGILTLTTSLSKPFMRLDKYPILLQELERHMEEAHPDYSDILKVTVAFKSLVTQCQDLRKRKNLELQILSEPVRGWEGDSMKSLGHVAYMSLVHMQNGTNEEKEERYLMMFPGVLVLLSASPRMSGFIYQGRLPLTGSTVSRQTEDTENGHYTFEITGSTMDRITVFCSNPQELQEWLDHLHAYSEGASPVGTIIKPVSMVGTPTHLPSFSTPSQANRGPLEPPKTTKPWSLSCLRPAPPLKPSAALGYKERMSSILKDSSKSSGPIKNFFPKRRAERKHSDEEFLLRKSTAALEEDAQILKVIEAYCTGASQHQASQHQASTAVRKVCVPQVLLPDEEKIMVEEMKNNGQTSIEEKSLVDAVYALKDEVHELKKENKWMKQCMEEEQKSRKELERVVRKLAKQRNDCAREDGGH
- the LOC135545824 gene encoding rho guanine nucleotide exchange factor 6-like isoform X2: MNPEEQTVTWLISLGVLNSPKKNIADPEEFLKTSLKDGVVLCKLLERLVPGTVPKYCQEPRNEAECIANIKEFLRGCTSLKVEGFEPECLYSGEKFNKVLTTLLGVNFATQDCGTERSCPQSSTPAPSQSTTSHTHTSSRSKSLPRQSKPAEMSENGGGGQVLVKARFQFKQNNEDELSFNKGDLISVSRQEEGGWWEGSLNGKTGWFPSNYVREVKPCDKPVSPKASQLTKNYYTVVVQDILEHEREFVKELQTMLSCYLRPLKASNKLSITDSGSLSGNLEEILTFQQGLVLALDECTKVPESQQRLAACYLNLIGQIRRLYRSYCSSHPSAVCVLTDHSEELGTFMESQGASPPGILTLTTSLSKPFMRLDKYPILLQELERHMEEAHPDYSDILKVTVAFKSLVTQCQDLRKRKNLELQILSEPVRGWEGDSMKSLGHVAYMSLVHMQNGTNEEKEERYLMMFPGVLVLLSASPRMSGFIYQGRLPLTGSTVSRQTEDTENGHYTFEITGSTMDRITVFCSNPQELQEWLDHLHAYSEGASPVGTIIKPVSMVGTPTHLPSFSTPSQANRGPLEPPKTTKPWSLSCLRPAPPLKPSAALGYKEDSSKSSGPIKNFFPKRRAERKHSDEEFLLRKSTAALEEDAQILKVIEAYCTGASQHQASQHQASTAVRKVCVPQVLLPDEEKIMVEEMKNNGQTSIEEKSLVDAVYALKDEVHELKKENKWMKQCMEEEQKSRKELERVVRKLAKQRNDCAREDGGH